ATTGAGGTAGCAAGTAGTAGGAGAGTACGGGGGTCACTGTCATCGAAACCAGGAAAGACGCCAGAATGGAAACGATGTAAGCCAGACCGAGTGGTGAAAACAACCGACCTTCGACTCCCGACAACGCGAACAAAGGTAAGAACGCCAAGATGACAACGCCCGTTCCGAACAGAATTGAACTGCGAATCTCAAGGCTCGCGTCGTAAACGACGGCGAGCGAGGATTTTCGAGTCTTCATGTTCGAACTTGGATTGTCTTCTTCCCTAATCTTCGATCGCAAATCATTCATCGGCAATTTGTTGTTCTCTTGTAGTCGTCGGAAAATGTTCTCGACGTCCACGATCGCATCATCCACCAATTCACCCATCGCGACCGCGATGCCTCCAAGCGTCATCACGTTGATCGAAAGCTCGCTGCCGGTCATCCAGCCGATCAACCGAAAAACGATTGTGGTCAGCACCAACGAGAGCGGAATCGCAGTCAAGGTGATAAACGTCGTGCGGAAATTCAGTAAAAACAGAAACAGAACGATGACCACCAATACTGCTCCGATTGCGATCGCCTCGGCAACATTGAAGATCCCTCGATCAATGAAATTTCTAAGCTGGAATAGTTCCGCGTTGACGACAACATCTGCGGGAAGTGACGATTCGACTTCCGTAAACGCTTCAACGACTCGATCGGTCAAATCTCGTGTATCCACATGCGGTTGTTTGACGACCGTGAAGACGATCCCCATGCGACCATTGACGCTGCCGTCGCCGCGTTTGAACTGTGAGCCTTCGGTGACACGAGCCACTTGCTCCAATAAGACCGGACGGCGAGGATGGTTGCGAACGGGTATCTTTCTTAAATCGTCAAGGACCACGCGAGCGTCCGGTCCGAGCCGCCCGAGAATGCGAATTGGGCGCTCGGTTTCACCTGTGACGGCAAAACCACCGCTGGTATTGATGTTACTTTCACGGAGTGCTCGCTCGACGTCTTGCAGAGTGACGTTGTACTCCAGAAGTGCGGTGGGGTTGATCAGTATTTGATATTGTTTCCGATCGCCACCTTGCATAAAGACTTCTGCAATGCCGGTTGTCTTCAGTAGTCGAGGCCGAATGACCCAATCGGTGACCGTTCTCAGTTCACGGTGTTGGCGATCGGAGGAAAAGAACGTCGTGGAGTAGTCGGCGCCAGCGATGATCAGCGTCGCGTGTGCCGAATCCACAATGGAGTTGGCTGAAGCGGGTGGATCGCCGTCACTCCAATGAACATCGTCGACAACCACGCTTTGCCAGGTCTCAGGGGCATGTCGGTCGACAGCTTTCCACGCCAGCACTCGTCCATTTTTACTTCTGTCGAAAACCAGCTCGGCCATCATTTGAGTCTTGTCAATCGGAGCCAATTGGCCGCCTGTCGGACCCCTTTGACGATAAATCCCCGCGACAACGATCTGTCCCATGATCGAAGCGGGCGGTGTCATCTGGGGCCGGATCTCCGCTGGCAGGATTCCTTCGAGTGCCGCCAATCGCTCCTGAACGGTTTGTCTCGCGGCGCGAATCTCCGTTTTCCAATCGAACTCGATGTAGATGACATTCAAGCCGGCTGTGGTCTGACTGCGAACCGCTTGCACGCCGTTTGCGCCAAGCAACGCAATTTCAATCGGCTGTGTGACAAGTGTTTCCACTTCCTCAGTCGCCAGTCCCGGACACTCGGTAATCAGGACAACACGCGGTCGATCGAGGTCAGGAAAAACATCAATAGGAAGTTCCGTCGCCAGATAGCTGCCGTAGACCAGCAAAAGTAGGCTGACCACAACAACCAACGAGCGGTAGCGGAGCGATAGTCTAATTATGGAATTGAGCATTTGTTAGTCGAAACTTATTCCGACTCCTTTGCATTGGGATCAAGAATGGTCGCGTTGAATAACGGAACAAGCTCCGTTCTACGCCTAGTGTGCCGCGTGGCTGGTTCCGTCGGCGTGGACATGAACGCCTGGCTGTTGGCCGCTAGCGGATTGAGCTTTCAACACTCGGTTCAACGATGCGGCTCCACTCTGGGCTAAATAGCTAGCCACCGGTACGCTGCCATCGTTGTGAATCACGACTGATTGACGATCTTCGTACAATACATGGACCGGCAATCGTTTGAACAAGTCTCCATTCTGGCGAAACACATAGGACTCTGGCCCTTCGTGAACAACCGCCTCGGCAGGC
The sequence above is a segment of the Novipirellula artificiosorum genome. Coding sequences within it:
- a CDS encoding efflux RND transporter permease subunit, yielding MLNSIIRLSLRYRSLVVVVSLLLLVYGSYLATELPIDVFPDLDRPRVVLITECPGLATEEVETLVTQPIEIALLGANGVQAVRSQTTAGLNVIYIEFDWKTEIRAARQTVQERLAALEGILPAEIRPQMTPPASIMGQIVVAGIYRQRGPTGGQLAPIDKTQMMAELVFDRSKNGRVLAWKAVDRHAPETWQSVVVDDVHWSDGDPPASANSIVDSAHATLIIAGADYSTTFFSSDRQHRELRTVTDWVIRPRLLKTTGIAEVFMQGGDRKQYQILINPTALLEYNVTLQDVERALRESNINTSGGFAVTGETERPIRILGRLGPDARVVLDDLRKIPVRNHPRRPVLLEQVARVTEGSQFKRGDGSVNGRMGIVFTVVKQPHVDTRDLTDRVVEAFTEVESSLPADVVVNAELFQLRNFIDRGIFNVAEAIAIGAVLVVIVLFLFLLNFRTTFITLTAIPLSLVLTTIVFRLIGWMTGSELSINVMTLGGIAVAMGELVDDAIVDVENIFRRLQENNKLPMNDLRSKIREEDNPSSNMKTRKSSLAVVYDASLEIRSSILFGTGVVILAFLPLFALSGVEGRLFSPLGLAYIVSILASFLVSMTVTPVLSYYLLPQ